One Dromiciops gliroides isolate mDroGli1 chromosome 3, mDroGli1.pri, whole genome shotgun sequence DNA segment encodes these proteins:
- the LOC122751970 gene encoding nitric oxide synthase-interacting protein-like → MTRHGKNCTAGAVYTYHEKKKDTAASGYGTQNVRLSRDAIKDFDCCCLSLQPCHDPVVTPDGFLYERAAILEYIVHQKREMARRAKAYEKQREARRAERRELSLAAAQDQLQRFLEKEAAIVSRPLNPFTTRAGPGEEAPAGPGSEGEDKGVTSFWIPALTPEARAAPLEKPSRVVRCPMSGKPLRLSDLTAVRFTPADGTTDRLGLLGRRERYVCAVTRDGLSNSTPCAVLRPSGAVVTAQCVERLIRADMVDPVCGAPLTDKDIIPLQRGGTGFAGSGVPMEAQKALPVMQA, encoded by the coding sequence ATGACCCGCCATGGGAAGAACTGCACGGCCGGCGCTGTCTACACGTACCACGAGAAGAAAAAAGACACCGCGGCCTCGGGCTACGGGACTCAGAACGTACGGCTGAGCCGGGACGCCATCAAGGACTTTGACTGCTGCTGCCTCTCGCTACAGCCCTGCCACGACCCTGTGGTGACCCCAGACGGCTTCCTGTACGAGCGGGCCGCCATCCTCGAGTACATAGTGCACCAGAAGCGGGAGATGGCCCGGCGCGCCAAGGCCTACGAGAAGCAGCGGGAGGCCCGGCGGGCGGAGCGGCGCGAGCTGAGCCTCGCGGCCGCGCAGGACCAACTGCAGCGCTTCCTGGAGAAGGAGGCGGCCATCGTGAGCCGGCCCCTGAACCCCTTCACCACGCGGGCGGGCCCGGGGGAGGAGGCCCCGGCGGGCCCCGGGAGCGAAGGCGAAGACAAGGGGGTGACCAGCTTCTGGATCCCGGCTCTGACTCCCGAGGCGCGGGCCGCCCCCCTGGAGAAGCCGTCGCGCGTGGTTAGGTGCCCTATGTCGGGGAAGCCCCTGCGCCTGTCGGACCTCACGGCCGTGCGCTTCACGCCCGCCGACGGCACCACCGACCGGCTCGGGTTGCTGGGCCGTAGGGAGCGCTACGTGTGCGCCGTCACCCGCGACGGCCTGAGCAACTCCACGCCCTGCGCTGTCCTGCGGCCTTCGGGGGCCGTGGTGACCGCCCAGTGCGTGGAGCGACTGATCCGCGCGGACATGGTGGACCCGGTCTGCGGCGCCCCGCTGACCGACAAGGACATCATCCCGCTACAGAGGGGCGGCACGGGCTTTGCGGGCTCCGGGGTCCCCATGGAGGCTCAGAAGGCGCTGCCCGTGATGCAGGCGTGA